The following coding sequences lie in one Bos taurus isolate L1 Dominette 01449 registration number 42190680 breed Hereford chromosome 28, ARS-UCD2.0, whole genome shotgun sequence genomic window:
- the EGR2 gene encoding E3 SUMO-protein ligase EGR2 isoform X2, translating into MNGVAGDGMINIDMTGEKRSLDLPYPSSFAPGSAPRNQTFTYMGKFSIDPQYPGAGCYPEGIINIVSAGILQGVTSPASTTASSSITSASPNPLATGPLGVCTMSQTQPDLDHLYTPPPPPPYAGCGGDLYQDPSAFLSAATTSTSSSLAYPPPPSYPSPKPATDPSLFPMIPDYPGFFPSQCQRDLHGTAGPDRKPFPCPLDSLRVPPPLTPLSTIRNFTLGGPSAGATGPGAGGGSEGPRLPGTGSAAAAAAAYNPHHLPLRPILRPRKYPNRPSKTPVHERPYPCPAEGCDRRFSRSDELTRHIRIHTGHKPFQCRICMRNFSRSDHLTTHIRTHTGEKPFACDYCGRKFARSDERKRHTKIHLRQKERKSSAPSSAVPAASSASCSGGAQAGGTLCSSNSSTIGGGSLGPCSSRTRTP; encoded by the exons ATGAACGGAGTGGCCGGAG ATGGCATGATCAACATTGACATGACTGGAGAGAAGAGGTCCTTGGATCTTCCATATCCCAGCAGCTTTGCTCCGGGCTCAGCACCCCGAAACCAGACCTTCACTTACATGGGCAAGTTCTCCATTGACCCCCAGTACCCTGGTGCCGGCTGCTACCCAGAAGGTATCATCAACATTGTGAGTGCAGGCATCCTGCAGGGGGTCACCTCCCCAGCTTCCACCACAGCCTCCTCCAGCATCACCTCTGCCTCTCCCAACCCACTGGCCACTGGACCCTTGGGTGTGTGCACCATGTCCCAGACCCAGCCTGACCTGGACCACCTCTACActccgccgccgcctcctccttaTGCGGGCTGTGGAGGAGACCTATACCAGGACCCCTCTGCGTTCCTATCAGCagccaccacctccacctcctcctctctgGCCTACCCACCACCTCCTTCCTATCCGTCCCCCAAGCCAGCCACGGACCCAAGTCTCTTCCCCATGATCCCAGACTATCCTGGATTTTTCCCCTCACAGTGCCAGAGAGACCTACACGGTACAGCTGGCCCAGACCGCAAGCCCTTTCCCTGTCCCCTGGACTCCCTGCGAGTCCCCCCTCCACTCACTCCGCTCTCCACCATCCGCAACTTTACCCTGGGAGGGCCCAGTGCTGGGGCCACAGGGCCAGGGGCAGGCGGAGGCAGCGAGGGACCCCGGCTACCTGGCACTGGCTCGGCAGCGGCTGCCGCGGCCGCCTACAACCCACACCATCTGCCACTGCGGCCCATTCTGAGGCCTCGAAAGTACCCCAACAGGCCGAGCAAGACCCCAGTGCACGAGAGGCCCTACCCGTGCCCAGCAGAAGGCTGTGACCGGCGCTTCTCCCGCTCGGACGAGCTGACCAGGCACATCCGAATCCACACGGGGCACAAGCCCTTCCAGTGTCGGATCTGTATGCGCAACTTCAGCCGCAGCGACCACCTCACTACCCACATCCGCACCCACACTGGCGAGAAGCCCTTTGCCTGTGATTACTGTGGCCGCAAGTTTGCCCGCAGTGATGAGAGGAAGCGCCACACCAAGATCCACCTGAGACAGAAGGAGCGAAAGAGCAGCGCCCCGTCCTCGGCGGTGCCGGCCGCCTCCAGCGCCTCTTGCAGCGGGGGCGCGCAGGCCGGGGGGACCCTatgcagcagcaacagcagcactaTTGGTGGGGGGTCCCTCGGCCCTTGTTCGTCTCGGACCCGGACGCCCTGA
- the EGR2 gene encoding E3 SUMO-protein ligase EGR2 isoform X1 — MRVGLPSEASSCRWSARGPQDWPERRRSGLAHVLSDNIYPVEDLAPTSVTIFPNAELGGPFDQMNGVAGDGMINIDMTGEKRSLDLPYPSSFAPGSAPRNQTFTYMGKFSIDPQYPGAGCYPEGIINIVSAGILQGVTSPASTTASSSITSASPNPLATGPLGVCTMSQTQPDLDHLYTPPPPPPYAGCGGDLYQDPSAFLSAATTSTSSSLAYPPPPSYPSPKPATDPSLFPMIPDYPGFFPSQCQRDLHGTAGPDRKPFPCPLDSLRVPPPLTPLSTIRNFTLGGPSAGATGPGAGGGSEGPRLPGTGSAAAAAAAYNPHHLPLRPILRPRKYPNRPSKTPVHERPYPCPAEGCDRRFSRSDELTRHIRIHTGHKPFQCRICMRNFSRSDHLTTHIRTHTGEKPFACDYCGRKFARSDERKRHTKIHLRQKERKSSAPSSAVPAASSASCSGGAQAGGTLCSSNSSTIGGGSLGPCSSRTRTP; from the exons ATGCGAGTCGGGCTCCCCTCCGAGGCGTCGTCTTGCCGGTGGTCCGCGCGGGGGCCGCAGGACTGGCCGGAGCGCAGGCGGAGCGGGCTGGCGCACGTG CTGTCTGACAACATCTACCCGGTGGAGGACCTCGCCCCCACGTCGGTGACCATTTTCCCCAATGCCGAACTGGGAGGCCCCTTTGACCAGATGAACGGAGTGGCCGGAG ATGGCATGATCAACATTGACATGACTGGAGAGAAGAGGTCCTTGGATCTTCCATATCCCAGCAGCTTTGCTCCGGGCTCAGCACCCCGAAACCAGACCTTCACTTACATGGGCAAGTTCTCCATTGACCCCCAGTACCCTGGTGCCGGCTGCTACCCAGAAGGTATCATCAACATTGTGAGTGCAGGCATCCTGCAGGGGGTCACCTCCCCAGCTTCCACCACAGCCTCCTCCAGCATCACCTCTGCCTCTCCCAACCCACTGGCCACTGGACCCTTGGGTGTGTGCACCATGTCCCAGACCCAGCCTGACCTGGACCACCTCTACActccgccgccgcctcctccttaTGCGGGCTGTGGAGGAGACCTATACCAGGACCCCTCTGCGTTCCTATCAGCagccaccacctccacctcctcctctctgGCCTACCCACCACCTCCTTCCTATCCGTCCCCCAAGCCAGCCACGGACCCAAGTCTCTTCCCCATGATCCCAGACTATCCTGGATTTTTCCCCTCACAGTGCCAGAGAGACCTACACGGTACAGCTGGCCCAGACCGCAAGCCCTTTCCCTGTCCCCTGGACTCCCTGCGAGTCCCCCCTCCACTCACTCCGCTCTCCACCATCCGCAACTTTACCCTGGGAGGGCCCAGTGCTGGGGCCACAGGGCCAGGGGCAGGCGGAGGCAGCGAGGGACCCCGGCTACCTGGCACTGGCTCGGCAGCGGCTGCCGCGGCCGCCTACAACCCACACCATCTGCCACTGCGGCCCATTCTGAGGCCTCGAAAGTACCCCAACAGGCCGAGCAAGACCCCAGTGCACGAGAGGCCCTACCCGTGCCCAGCAGAAGGCTGTGACCGGCGCTTCTCCCGCTCGGACGAGCTGACCAGGCACATCCGAATCCACACGGGGCACAAGCCCTTCCAGTGTCGGATCTGTATGCGCAACTTCAGCCGCAGCGACCACCTCACTACCCACATCCGCACCCACACTGGCGAGAAGCCCTTTGCCTGTGATTACTGTGGCCGCAAGTTTGCCCGCAGTGATGAGAGGAAGCGCCACACCAAGATCCACCTGAGACAGAAGGAGCGAAAGAGCAGCGCCCCGTCCTCGGCGGTGCCGGCCGCCTCCAGCGCCTCTTGCAGCGGGGGCGCGCAGGCCGGGGGGACCCTatgcagcagcaacagcagcactaTTGGTGGGGGGTCCCTCGGCCCTTGTTCGTCTCGGACCCGGACGCCCTGA